The following are encoded together in the Roseobacter denitrificans OCh 114 genome:
- a CDS encoding ABC transporter substrate-binding protein, giving the protein MHKVLAISIIASMIAVGGAQAQSCHEGKTISAGKLTIATGNPAYYPWVLDDAPESGQGFEAAVAYALAGKMGFMQEDVIWTRTSFDQAIQPGAKDFDLNMQQFSITAQRDKVVDFSAPYYTAPMAVLVRGGDGLTADMATLKRLKWGVVATTTALPVVMEKIAPESPPLIYDDNVNVVEAMKAGQIDAALFDLPTALYLGAVVLEGGQVLGQFTADETKNPDHFGALMTEGNPLKECVDAALTEMKADGSLAAIEAQWLQEATGVPLIQ; this is encoded by the coding sequence ATGCACAAGGTCCTGGCCATTTCCATTATTGCGTCAATGATTGCAGTCGGTGGCGCGCAGGCGCAAAGCTGCCACGAGGGCAAGACGATCAGTGCGGGCAAGCTGACCATCGCCACCGGCAACCCGGCCTATTACCCTTGGGTGCTGGATGATGCGCCGGAAAGCGGGCAGGGCTTTGAGGCGGCTGTGGCCTATGCGCTGGCGGGCAAAATGGGGTTCATGCAGGAAGATGTGATCTGGACCCGCACGTCCTTTGATCAGGCGATCCAGCCGGGTGCAAAGGATTTCGATCTGAACATGCAGCAGTTTTCCATCACCGCGCAGCGGGATAAAGTCGTCGATTTCTCAGCACCTTACTACACCGCACCCATGGCTGTGCTGGTGCGGGGCGGGGACGGGTTGACCGCTGACATGGCAACGTTGAAACGGTTGAAATGGGGTGTTGTTGCGACCACGACCGCGCTGCCGGTGGTGATGGAGAAGATCGCGCCCGAAAGCCCTCCGCTGATTTATGACGACAACGTCAATGTGGTCGAGGCCATGAAAGCGGGTCAGATAGATGCAGCACTCTTTGATCTGCCCACCGCGCTTTATCTGGGGGCGGTGGTGCTGGAGGGCGGGCAGGTGCTGGGCCAGTTTACCGCCGATGAAACCAAGAACCCTGATCATTTCGGCGCGCTTATGACTGAAGGCAATCCGCTGAAGGAATGTGTTGATGCGGCACTTACGGAGATGAAAGCTGATGGCAGCCTTGCCGCTATCGAGGCGCAATGGTTGCAGGAAGCAACCGGTGTGCCACTGATCCAGTGA
- the cobO gene encoding cob(I)yrinic acid a,c-diamide adenosyltransferase has translation MSDENERHNAKMRKIKAARDKMMEQKTEQKGLIMVHTGKGKGKSSSGFGMIMRCISHKIPCAVVQFIKGNWDTGEKSFLRDNYADECRFFVSGEGFTWETQDRARDIAAAENGWRIAKEQILDPDIQFVLLDEINIALRYDYLNIDEVVEFLLTQKPHMTHVCLTGRNAKPELIEAADLVTEMTLVKHPFKDGVVAQKGIEF, from the coding sequence ATGTCTGACGAAAACGAACGTCACAACGCCAAGATGCGCAAGATCAAAGCGGCACGCGACAAGATGATGGAGCAAAAGACCGAACAAAAGGGTCTCATCATGGTGCATACCGGGAAGGGCAAAGGTAAGTCATCCTCCGGCTTCGGGATGATCATGCGCTGCATTTCGCACAAGATTCCCTGCGCCGTGGTCCAGTTCATCAAGGGCAACTGGGACACGGGCGAGAAGTCGTTCCTGCGCGACAATTATGCGGATGAATGCCGGTTTTTCGTCTCCGGCGAAGGGTTTACATGGGAAACGCAGGACCGGGCGCGCGACATTGCGGCGGCGGAAAATGGCTGGCGGATCGCGAAAGAGCAAATCCTTGATCCCGACATTCAATTCGTACTGCTGGATGAGATAAACATCGCGCTGCGTTATGACTATCTGAACATCGACGAGGTGGTCGAGTTTCTGTTGACGCAAAAGCCACACATGACCCACGTCTGCCTGACCGGGCGCAATGCCAAGCCCGAACTGATTGAGGCCGCCGATCTCGTGACCGAGATGACCTTGGTGAAACACCCGTTCAAAGACGGTGTCGTTGCCCAAAAAGGCATCGAGTTTTAG
- a CDS encoding amino acid ABC transporter ATP-binding protein — MPEAKLSLRGVQKSFADNQVLAGIDLDVHAGEMICLIGASGSGKSTLLRCINQLEAIDEGSIWLDGVDISEPGMDLAPIRRRIGIVFQSYNLFPHMSALENVQLAPRRVLKQSADARTEKAEALFSRFGLAQHMHKFPDQLSGGQQQRVAVIRALAMEPEIMLFDEITAALDPELVGEVLSVLRHLRAEGMTMLLATHEMGFAREVADRICFMDGGRILEQGNPEQMFTAPQKPRTRAFLKAVLR; from the coding sequence ATGCCCGAAGCTAAACTGTCGCTGCGCGGCGTGCAGAAATCCTTTGCCGACAATCAGGTCCTTGCCGGTATTGATCTGGATGTGCATGCGGGCGAAATGATCTGCCTGATTGGCGCGTCGGGCTCGGGTAAATCGACGCTCCTGCGCTGCATCAACCAGCTTGAAGCGATTGATGAGGGGTCAATCTGGCTCGACGGTGTGGACATCTCGGAACCGGGGATGGATCTGGCCCCGATCCGGCGGCGCATTGGCATTGTGTTTCAATCATACAACCTGTTTCCGCACATGAGCGCGCTTGAAAATGTGCAACTGGCACCGCGCCGGGTGCTGAAACAATCGGCGGATGCCCGAACCGAAAAGGCCGAGGCGTTGTTTAGCCGCTTTGGTCTTGCGCAACATATGCATAAGTTTCCCGATCAGTTGTCAGGGGGGCAGCAGCAACGTGTCGCCGTGATCCGGGCGCTGGCCATGGAACCCGAAATCATGCTCTTTGATGAAATTACGGCGGCCCTTGATCCCGAACTCGTGGGCGAGGTGCTCAGCGTTTTGCGCCATTTGCGCGCTGAAGGCATGACGATGTTGCTTGCAACCCATGAGATGGGCTTTGCCCGCGAGGTGGCGGATCGCATCTGTTTCATGGATGGCGGGCGTATCCTTGAGCAGGGCAACCCGGAGCAGATGTTCACGGCACCGCAAAAGCCACGCACCCGGGCCTTTTTGAAAGCGGTGCTGCGCTGA
- a CDS encoding cobyric acid synthase — translation MGRAIMLQGTGSDVGKSLLVAGLCRAAKRRGISVAPFKPQNMSNNAAATTNGGEIGRAQALQAFACGLDPTVDMNPILLKPETETGSQVIVQGQRMTSVAAGDYAKLKPTLLGPVLDSFNRLKAQYDLIIVEGAGSPAEVNLRSNDIANMGFAEAAQVPVLLCGDINRGGVIAQVVGTQAVISPADAGMIKGFLINKFRGDPKLFDEGYEIIKNHTGWPGFGVLPWFTDAWKLPAEDAYDIKTPPRKGGLHIVCLHLSRIANFDDMDPLSHEPGVQMTMLRAGEVLPADADIVILPGSKSTRGDLAFLRAQGWDIDLAAHLRRGGHVLGLCGGYQMLGQSIADPDGIEGPPGTTEGLGFLDITTVMTPQKRVARITAKHAQSGAMFPAYEIHVGRTDGPDCARPFAYVHGQPDGAISQNAQVTGTYLHGMFTDDAFRAQWLAQFDVTQNASYTATVETTLDALATHLEAHADVDGILALAR, via the coding sequence ATGGGCCGCGCGATCATGCTGCAGGGCACAGGCTCTGATGTCGGCAAGTCACTTTTGGTGGCAGGGCTTTGCCGCGCTGCCAAGCGTCGCGGCATATCTGTCGCGCCGTTCAAGCCGCAAAACATGTCCAACAACGCGGCAGCCACGACGAACGGGGGCGAGATCGGCCGCGCGCAGGCGTTGCAGGCTTTTGCCTGCGGGCTAGACCCAACGGTGGACATGAACCCGATCCTGCTCAAGCCTGAAACCGAAACAGGCTCGCAGGTGATCGTTCAGGGCCAGCGCATGACCTCCGTTGCAGCGGGCGATTATGCAAAGCTGAAACCGACATTGCTCGGCCCTGTGCTCGACAGTTTCAACCGGCTCAAGGCGCAGTATGATCTGATCATCGTCGAAGGCGCCGGCAGCCCGGCAGAGGTAAACCTGCGCAGCAATGACATCGCCAATATGGGCTTTGCTGAGGCGGCGCAGGTTCCCGTGCTACTTTGTGGGGACATCAACCGAGGCGGTGTGATCGCGCAGGTCGTGGGCACGCAAGCAGTCATATCACCCGCTGATGCAGGCATGATAAAGGGCTTCCTTATCAACAAGTTTCGCGGCGATCCTAAACTTTTTGATGAAGGCTATGAGATCATAAAAAACCATACTGGTTGGCCCGGATTTGGCGTGCTGCCGTGGTTTACTGATGCCTGGAAGCTCCCGGCTGAAGACGCCTATGATATCAAAACGCCACCCCGCAAGGGTGGTCTGCACATTGTGTGTCTGCACCTGTCTCGCATCGCAAATTTCGACGATATGGACCCGCTGAGCCATGAACCCGGCGTGCAGATGACCATGTTGCGCGCAGGCGAGGTTTTGCCTGCGGATGCGGATATCGTGATCTTGCCGGGCAGCAAATCAACGCGGGGTGATCTGGCCTTCCTGCGTGCGCAAGGATGGGACATTGATCTGGCCGCGCATCTGCGCCGTGGCGGCCATGTGCTGGGCTTGTGCGGTGGGTATCAGATGCTGGGGCAGTCCATTGCCGACCCTGATGGCATAGAAGGCCCCCCCGGCACGACGGAGGGTTTGGGGTTTCTGGACATCACCACGGTCATGACGCCGCAAAAACGGGTCGCCCGGATCACAGCGAAACACGCGCAGAGCGGTGCGATGTTCCCCGCCTATGAAATTCACGTTGGTCGCACAGACGGGCCCGATTGCGCCCGCCCTTTTGCCTATGTTCACGGGCAACCCGATGGTGCGATCAGTCAGAACGCGCAGGTCACGGGCACCTATCTGCACGGTATGTTCACGGATGATGCGTTCAGGGCGCAATGGCTTGCACAGTTCGATGTCACGCAGAACGCATCCTACACGGCGACGGTTGAAACCACCCTTGATGCTCTGGCGACGCATCTTGAAGCTCATGCGGATGTTGACGGTATACTGGCGCTGGCGCGTTAG
- a CDS encoding amino acid ABC transporter permease, translated as MVNRRQAYEAQQRRRSLSIAGISTALVLAAVVVLVPLAPGWPAVRASFFDASVFAETFPTLLQAFMIDVMIFAWSVPLILGLGLAIALARGARAPALFPLRIFGAVYVDVFRGVPVILTIYLIGFGIPGLGLPRPWNSPYIWGTVALVLTYSAYVAEVLRSGIESVHASQRNAAICLGLSERDTMRYVVLPQAIRRVVPANMNMLVALQKDVALLSFIGPVEILRQAGIYKSLLANFTPYLVAAVIFLMVTVPATRYADYLLNRDRDARS; from the coding sequence GTGGTGAACCGCAGGCAGGCATATGAAGCGCAGCAGCGGCGCAGGTCGCTGAGCATTGCGGGCATCAGCACGGCGCTGGTCTTGGCTGCCGTGGTCGTTCTTGTGCCGCTCGCGCCGGGCTGGCCAGCGGTCAGGGCCAGCTTTTTTGACGCCTCGGTGTTTGCCGAAACCTTCCCGACGCTTTTGCAGGCCTTCATGATTGATGTCATGATTTTCGCGTGGTCGGTGCCGCTGATCCTCGGGCTGGGGCTTGCCATTGCGCTGGCGCGCGGCGCACGCGCGCCGGCCCTTTTCCCGCTGCGGATTTTCGGGGCCGTCTATGTGGATGTGTTTCGCGGCGTGCCGGTGATCCTGACCATCTATCTGATCGGGTTCGGGATTCCGGGTCTTGGCCTGCCGCGCCCGTGGAATTCACCCTACATCTGGGGAACGGTGGCGCTGGTGCTGACCTACTCGGCCTATGTGGCCGAGGTGCTGCGCTCCGGCATCGAGAGCGTGCACGCCAGTCAGCGCAACGCCGCCATCTGCCTTGGCCTGTCGGAGCGGGATACCATGCGCTATGTCGTGCTGCCGCAGGCCATCCGCCGCGTGGTGCCGGCCAATATGAACATGTTGGTGGCGCTTCAGAAAGATGTGGCACTGCTCAGCTTTATCGGCCCGGTCGAAATATTGCGTCAGGCGGGCATCTACAAAAGCCTGCTGGCCAATTTCACGCCCTATCTGGTGGCCGCAGTGATCTTTTTGATGGTGACCGTGCCCGCCACGCGCTACGCCGACTACCTGTTGAACCGAGACCGCGATGCCCGAAGCTAA